A genomic window from Rhodococcus sp. KBS0724 includes:
- a CDS encoding SRPBCC family protein → MDRVDRASRVIEAPPRTVYDALVDRESLEAWLPPDGMCGRIERWDPWPGGGFRMVLTYLDATDSPGKTSAATDVVDIGFADLVPSERVVQRAVFESDDPLFAGTMTMTWHLAAVGNGTEVTVTATDVPPGIDHAQHETGIASSLANLASYVEEHG, encoded by the coding sequence ATGGATAGGGTCGACCGCGCCAGTCGGGTGATCGAGGCACCACCGAGGACCGTCTACGACGCCCTCGTCGACCGGGAATCCCTCGAGGCGTGGTTGCCGCCGGACGGTATGTGCGGACGGATCGAGCGGTGGGATCCGTGGCCAGGTGGCGGGTTTCGAATGGTCCTCACCTACCTCGATGCCACCGACAGCCCTGGCAAGACTTCAGCTGCAACAGATGTCGTCGATATCGGATTCGCCGATCTGGTGCCGTCGGAGCGCGTGGTGCAGCGGGCGGTATTCGAGTCTGATGACCCGTTGTTCGCCGGAACCATGACGATGACCTGGCACCTCGCTGCCGTTGGCAACGGGACCGAGGTGACCGTCACTGCCACGGATGTGCCACCCGGCATCGATCACGCGCAACACGAGACCGGGATCGCGTCCTCGCTGGCCAACCTGGCGTCGTACGTCGAAGAGCACGGCTGA